The DNA region TATGTTCGCCAGAACGATTGGTAGGTCTCAAAATGCCGCTGCGCGACCTACCGCGCAAGGTTCAACCAAGTCCTAAACGGGAGGGCTAACCAGCTCGCCGTCGCCCTGCTCGCGGTGTTTGTGCTTGCTGACCGACTTACCGGCCGCGACAACGTCGTCGGTAAACTCAGCGCCGCCCGCGACCCTCACCGCAACGCCGCCACCTTCGCCCGACTTGCCCTGCATACCGCCGTTGAACGTCAGCAAGCGCTCGGTCGTCGTATTGCCGGTGAACGTCGAATCGGGCACGTCGGCGAGCAGCTTCTCGCTACGCAGCATCGCGCCGTCCGCTTTCAGCTCGAACTCGGTTTCGCCGATGCGAAATACGATCCGACCGCCTACCGGCACCGACAGTACGTATTCGTGGCTCGCATGGTTGTACTGTTCGAATGCGCCGTCCGGGTAATCGGTCGCCGTCTCGTCCGGACTCGACCGGCCTGACCCGCCGTGCTGCTCCGTGTAGTAACCGGGCGCTACGAACGCGCCCGCGAGATCGCCAGACGGTGCCCACAGCGCGACCTCTTCGTCGACAGACGGCGGACGCCACTGCCGGACCTTGCCGGCCGCACCCGCCTGCCATTTGAGCCAATCGCTGACCCAATCGCCGATGCGCACCTTCACGCGCGGCGGATCGTATGTGACCGCCTCAACCACCGCCGACTGCGTCAGGCACGCCATGCGGCGATCCATCTCGCCAAGCTCGAAATCGCTCACATGTCACCCCGCTCCGTGATCCGCCGCATTACAGTAACGATCTTCGTGCCCCGGCCCAGTATCGGGATCAACGCCCCACAACACCGTGCGACCCTTCGCCGGCGGCTCGAATTCGTCGCCCAGGTCGAATTCATGTTCCCATTCGACGAGCCAGACGAGATACGTATCGAGCTCCGGGCGAAACGGATCCTCGCCCGCCGAGCCGACCTGCCTGCCGGGCGTCACGGGCAAATCCCACGTCGTACCGTGCACCGCCTGCAGCACACGCGCGGACAGCTCGCGCACCAGCAGCTCGGCACCGGGCACGATCGGGTCGACGATCACACGCGCCTGCAATCGGCCTACCAGCGGCACGCGGCCCGTTCCGTCGTCGTGCCCCGGCTCCAGCTCCGACAGTTCGATTGCGATAAACGGCGTCTCGATCGCCTTGCCGATCTTCGGATACGCGTGAATGCGCTCGAGATCCGGCAGCTTCGCGCGCAGGCCGAACTCGACGCCGTCGTGCAATTGCTTCAGGTTATCGAGCACGGTTTATCGCCTTCTGCAGTTCATAGTTGACCTCCTGCCGTAGCACCGTCATCAGTCGGGCCCCACATGTCTGCGCCGCCCGGCGAAACGCCGGATCGCCGGTCTGCGACCATTCGACCTTGACGACCTCGAACGGGGTGCGCGCCTTGCCGATGCGCCGATAGATCGGCCCGTCCGGCTGCCGGTTCCTCTTGCGCCATGCGCTCTCGAACAGCGTTTTGCCGGCCCGCATCCCCTTCTTCGTGCGCCGGACAGAGCCGAGCCGGTGCGCCTCGATCGGGTTCAACCCAAGCCATACCTTGCCCGTATCGGCCGATCGCATGAAGAAATACATCCGTTGCCGCAGCAGCTTCTGCTGGATCCCCGTCGCGTTGCCGACCTCCTTCGCGGTCTGGTTTCGGATCCACGCGCCCGTCTTGCGCAGCGTGCGCCGCCATGCCGCCTGCATCGCTGCAGGCGGTAGACCCGCGAGTGCTTCGAGCGCCCCCTTCACGTCGATCTCAACCTTCAGCAGATCCATCGTCACCTCAGAATCAGGATCGTCCAGCCCGTGCCATCGGGATGCAGCTCGAACACGCGGTAACGCCCGCTCGGCGTCACGACAATGCTGCCCTCGGTGACGTCGACTGCGTCGGCGTCGGTGATATGCAGGACAGGCGCCACGAGCTGCGTGCGCTGCGTTCCAAGATCCGGACCCAGCCACGGCGACGTGAACATCCCGTCGACGGGCCGACCGTCGATCGTGATATCCACGTCGCCGAGATCGCGCAGCACTGCAGCGTCGACGTCCGCGATCAGATCCCGGAACGCCATGTCACGCCTTCAGCTTGACGATCGCCTTCGGGCGCGTGCACAGGTGCACCGGGTTCGACTGCGCCTCGATGTCCACACCCTTGCCGAATTGCGCCAGTTCCTGCTTCGCGTAATACGGCAGACCCGTCGTGTTGACGGCCTCGACATAGTCGGCCGGCGCGAAGCGCGTGACAAACAGCTCCGGCACGCCTTCGGGCACCGCATATGCTTCGTCGTCGGCAACATAGCCGATGTCGCCGACGCGACCGCGATAGCGCTCGAACGTGCAACCGCCGAAGTCGAGCGCCTCGCGCGCATCGCCGCGCAGAGACGCGGCCATCGCGGTCGCGAGATACGTCTCCTTCACCGTCTTCGCGACGATCAGCTTGTTCCAGAACGCCCGGCCGCAAAGCACGCGCACACCGGTGTATGTCGTCGCACCCAGCGCATCCTCGATCGCGTCCTGCACCTCGAGGCACTTCACGCGGATCTCGGTGTCCGCCTTGCCCAGCTCGAACGGAATCACCGTCTGCTCGATGCCGAAGTACTGGAGCAGATCGATCAGCACCGTCTTGCCGTCGGCGTCGAGCACCGCACCCTTGATCGCGCCGATACGGTGGAACTCGTGCGTCGCGTCGAGCTGGCGGCGCAGCTTGGCGAGCCGCCGGTTCACGACCGTCTGCAGCGCCTCCAGCTCCGTTTCGGAACCGAACGCGCGGAGATTCTGGATCTCGTCGGCCTTCACGAACGCCCGCTGCGGCAGGTGCACGGTGTTGAACGGGATCATGGTGCGCTTGCTGCCGACCACGATCGCCGACGGCGAGCCGCGCTCGCCTGCCGAAACCAGCGACAGCGTGTCACCGTCGCGCTCGATCTGGATCGTCGTCGTGGTGATGCCGTCCTCTTCGAACAGACCGAGTGCGCCGACGCGGCCGGGTACGTGCGGCTGCTCGTTGATCGCGGCCGTGAGCGACGACAGCGAGAACGCGTCATCTTGAAACAGGGCGATGTCCGCCATACAACCTCCAACAGGGAAATGGATACAAAAAAGGCCACGCGCGGTGCGTGGCCTTGGATGGGCTTCAGGTAGCGTGCGCTGCGATCAGCGAACGATCACGTGGCGCTCGGCGAGATCGGTGCGGCCGGCGGCATCCAGACCGGTCAGGCGCGCGGCGGCGATTTCGGCGAGCCGCACGATGCCCGTCGCCGAACGCGGTGCCTCGGACGCCGGCAACGGCGCGTACAGCACCGCTGCAGCAACCTCCGACCCGTCGTTCGCCGCGTTGTCGTACGGCGCATACTCGCCGGTGCTCGTCACGCCGAGCACCTGGCCGGACGGCAGCGCCGGTCCCGCCTTAACGATGATGTGTTCGCGCGAAATCTGCCCGTTGCCCTCCGACACCAGAAATTCCGCCGTCTGGCTGCCCTGTACCTTCACATTCGACATGAGTGTTCCCCTCCTCGGGTATCGTCAAAGTTACTTGCCGCTCTTGCGAGCCGCGTAGATGGACGCCGCGCGCGGCGCGTTCGCGACCACGGCCGGCTCGTTTTGCGCCGTCGATTGAGCGCGGGGATTGATGCGCGATTGCGACGCCGTCACGCGCTCGAACAGTCGCGCGCGTACGTGATCGGGGGTCAGCCCGTCGGCGACGAACTGCGCGGTCAGCTCCGGCACATTCGCCGCAAGGCAG from Burkholderia ambifaria AMMD includes:
- a CDS encoding head decoration protein; the encoded protein is MSNVKVQGSQTAEFLVSEGNGQISREHIIVKAGPALPSGQVLGVTSTGEYAPYDNAANDGSEVAAAVLYAPLPASEAPRSATGIVRLAEIAAARLTGLDAAGRTDLAERHVIVR
- a CDS encoding major capsid protein translates to MADIALFQDDAFSLSSLTAAINEQPHVPGRVGALGLFEEDGITTTTIQIERDGDTLSLVSAGERGSPSAIVVGSKRTMIPFNTVHLPQRAFVKADEIQNLRAFGSETELEALQTVVNRRLAKLRRQLDATHEFHRIGAIKGAVLDADGKTVLIDLLQYFGIEQTVIPFELGKADTEIRVKCLEVQDAIEDALGATTYTGVRVLCGRAFWNKLIVAKTVKETYLATAMAASLRGDAREALDFGGCTFERYRGRVGDIGYVADDEAYAVPEGVPELFVTRFAPADYVEAVNTTGLPYYAKQELAQFGKGVDIEAQSNPVHLCTRPKAIVKLKA
- a CDS encoding phage tail protein — its product is MDLLKVEIDVKGALEALAGLPPAAMQAAWRRTLRKTGAWIRNQTAKEVGNATGIQQKLLRQRMYFFMRSADTGKVWLGLNPIEAHRLGSVRRTKKGMRAGKTLFESAWRKRNRQPDGPIYRRIGKARTPFEVVKVEWSQTGDPAFRRAAQTCGARLMTVLRQEVNYELQKAINRAR
- a CDS encoding head-tail joining protein, producing the protein MAFRDLIADVDAAVLRDLGDVDITIDGRPVDGMFTSPWLGPDLGTQRTQLVAPVLHITDADAVDVTEGSIVVTPSGRYRVFELHPDGTGWTILILR
- a CDS encoding phage baseplate assembly protein V, yielding MSDFELGEMDRRMACLTQSAVVEAVTYDPPRVKVRIGDWVSDWLKWQAGAAGKVRQWRPPSVDEEVALWAPSGDLAGAFVAPGYYTEQHGGSGRSSPDETATDYPDGAFEQYNHASHEYVLSVPVGGRIVFRIGETEFELKADGAMLRSEKLLADVPDSTFTGNTTTERLLTFNGGMQGKSGEGGGVAVRVAGGAEFTDDVVAAGKSVSKHKHREQGDGELVSPPV